A region of the Orenia marismortui DSM 5156 genome:
GGTTATAAATCTTTTTCAATTTATCAATCCATTTCTTTCGAAATTCATGATTAACTTCTATAATAAGCCCTCCACAAACAGAAACAAGAGAAGCATTTTCTTGAACTAATAAATCTGTACTTTGTTCAGGATTAATTGCATTTTCTAATCTATCATAAAAAATATCTAACCAAATCTCTGCACATTCTTCAAGGTTAAGATTATTATTATCTATTAAAGGCATCAATAAATCATTTGTTATCTCATAAGCAACTTTATTAAATTTATAGATTAACCCTCTAAGATTATTTTTAGATATATTTTTAGGCCAATTATTTTGAATTTCTTTTAAAATTTCGATACTCAAATCTTTTAAACTAAGTTTTGCTTCACCTCGTTCATTTATTCTAGATTTATATTCAACTCTATAAACCCATAATAACAATGATTTTAATTGTTCAAAATTAGATAGATTATTAAGTAAATCAAATGCTTCCGCCAAATCACTTTCTTCTTTATACTTTTGAATAATATAATGAATAGATAAACTACGATATAGTGCAATATCAGATTTTAATGAAGTTTCTATAAACTTAATATCATCTACAAGAATAAAATAATTAACTATTTCCTTTGTTATTATATAAAGACTATGGACCGCAATATTTGTCTCTTTATCATATGGTTCATGGAAATCATCTATAAAATTAGTTATTAGATTAAATAACTTTCCTGGTTCTAACTGAATAATAATTTTAGTTATATATAAAAGTGGATAATCGGGAACTCCTACATGATTTAAAGAATAATTCATTAAATGTTCTGCTTGGTCTAATGTTTCATCAAAATTTTCCTTCATTAATTTCAATAATTTTAATATATCAAAGTTATTTCTTATTTTTTCTAATTCAGATTTTGTAAAATAAGACTTATCTGTTAATTTATTTTTAATGAAATTTATTAACTTTTTAATAAATTTTTTATCTGCCTCCTTGATTAAAATATTGAGATATTCATTTGGATTATAAATACGAGCTAACCATTCACCAAATGAATTAACTACTTTATTAAATTCCTCTTGCTGCATATTTTTTAATACATAAGCAAAAGAACTAATATATTGATTAATATTATCTGGAACTATAAACCCATCTTCTTCCATGAAATTATGATGTGCTAAATGATTTTTCAATTTCTTCTTCTCTAGTTTTAATATTTTATCTTCTTCCAATAATTTAGAGAAAAACAAATTAGCATTAGGAATAGCTGAAATATCAGGCGCATACTCTTTTGAAGTATTAGAGTTATTATTTTTAGAAACAAACAATTCTATAATTTCTGCTTCATTAACGGTTGGTTCTTTCGCATTAATTAAATCAAATACATAATCATCCACAGATTTAATTATATCTTTATCTATAGAAGTTACTAATAGAGGAACTTTTTTAGTTGCACCTTGAATTGAATTGGAAAGATGAAATCCTTTTTTTATTTCTCCATTATTATCAAACATAAGTAAATAACGATCATGAAATAAACTTTTATTTCCTCCTCCATTACTTCGTAAATCCCGTAAAGAAAAATCTAATTTAGATAAAAGGCCTTTCATCCTCTCGCATTCTTTCTTTAATCTCAATGCCCTTTGAGGTTCTTCATTATTTTCAGTAAATTCTTCTTTATCATCAATAGATTTTATTTGAGTACAAGTTAAAATCTCATATCTTATATCTCTTGACTTCACACGAGAAAAAAGTTCAACACCAACTGTATCAAAATAAGGATCAATTAGTAATAGCTTTTTAATATTAGAATCTTTTGTTAAACCTATAAACCATTCAATAAAATTTAGTATTCCAGGTTCTGTTTCTTCTGCTTTCCAACCTTTTTGAAAAAAAACCACCTTCTGATTTTAGTGGGAAAAGTTTATTGGTTAATTTAATTATTTTTTCCCCTTCCAATCTCCACAAGTCATTAGTATTATCACTAATTTGAGACTGCTCAAAATGAGAATACTCTACTTTCTCAAGATTCTCTATTCTTTTTCTAACATTAGAATTTTTATAATCTTTTAGCATCTCTAATTCAATATTAGCTTGATATTCTTGATAGCCCATTTTCATATTAATATTTCTTAATACAGAATTAATATTTTCATACCAAATTCTCCAACTATCTTCACTTGTTTTCTCCCAAATAGTTATTAAATTATTAGTAAATATTTCATTTGATTCAAATATAATTTCAATTTTTTCCTTATCAATATTGCATATTTTACATTCATCAGTTACAATCTCATTACCATTTCGTAATCTACATCTTATTAAAAATTCATTTCCACTATAATCTTGAGAAATAATTTTCACTTTTAATCTATAAATCTTATTATCATCATCTATTAATGGTTTTATTACAACAGATTGATTTTCATATTCATCTATAGTTGGAATAGATAACCATTCTATATTTCCTAATCTTTTACTATCGTATTCAATAAAATTAAATCCAGTTTCCTCTTTTAATCTTAATAAAATTTTTCTTATTAAGGCATTTCTTTGAGGCAATTCTGACTCATTATCTTTAAATAAATCAAATTTATTAATATTTATCAAAGAAGCAGAAAAAATTGATGCATATCGAATAGGACTAGATAATCCTCTTAAATATTTTTGTTTTCTAATAAGAGATTTTTTAGTTTCTAAAAAAACAGTAGGTCTCACAACAAAATTTCGAGCAACTTTTTCTTTTGAATCTTCCAATTTCAATTCTCCATATAATTCTGGCGGAGAAGAAATATTTATTTTTTCACATGCTTTATTTAAGGTTTGTCCTTTATATAACTCTTTAATAAGTTTAAAAATAGTATCTTGGTCGTCATATAAACTTAATTTGGGTATGCGAAATTTATAACTTTTATCTTGATTGCCAAAAGTATCCTTACTTCCACCATCTGCCTTATACCAATGCCCATGATCCCCATAATTAGAAGGAATCACCCATCCATACAAAAGGCGATATTCAATAGAATCTTCTCGAGTTAATTCCATTAACCATAAATTAAGAGCACAAGGTCTTTTACAATTTGAGTTCATTACCCTAAATAACCTATCATCTTGTCTTAAATCTTCAAGTTTCATTAATATCCCACCTTTATTACAAAATATTATGGATTAGAGCAGTATGTCAGATAACGTCCCGCAGGTTCGCGACGTCCCTCTTATTCTCCATAATCTAATTTAATGCAACCTGAATTTCATAAGTCATCCCCAGTTCCCATTTATGCACTGCAACTGGATGTCGCTAAGCTGCTGTTATACGAAGGCAGCACAGCACTATGCCTTCTTAGATAGCACACCTTATAATATCTTAAAACACATTAAAAATTTATCTTATCATTTTCAGTCTTTATATACTTCCTGAATTATTTTCTAATAAATCAAATCTATAATTCTCTTCTTCAATCTCTAAAACTAATCTTTTTATCTCCCAAATTCCCATTTCTTTTTTAGCTATCATATATACTTTACCTGCACCTTGTTCCCCTTTTACTGGAAATGATACGTTTGCTTCTCCACTAGACCCTGTAGTACTAACTGACCCAGTAACCCAAAAACCTTTTTCAATATTATTACCTAAATAACTTATAGCTTTAGGATTAGTATTCAATTTCTTCAAAGCATTATCAACTGGTTCCATTCTTCCAAAAGAATAAAACATTATTATAACCATAACTAACCCCATAAAAATAGAACCTCCTACAACTGCAATTCCTGCTCGAGACCACTTTTTTTGAGATCTTCTAAATTCTTCAACACTTTCCCAATCCTCTTTTTTCCAAGCCCATTCATTCCCTTTGAAACCTAAAATAAATGGAACAATAAATCCTAATAATGGAACAAAAAATAACAATGAAAAATAAACTCTATGAGCTATTCCCCATATGAAACTAAGAAAAAAAGCTCCCCAATTCCATTTCTTTATGTCTTTTGGAACACTCTCTATATTATTTGAATCTAAATTGTTTTTCATCACTTTTTCCTCCTCATTTATTTTGTGCTGCTTTCGTATAACGTCCCTAGGGTTCGCGACGTCCCCAGTAATGCTCCCAACTTCTAATCAAAACTACAATCTCACATAAGTTCATCCCCTCTTTCATTTATGCACTCATTTGGGATGTCGCTAACGTGCTGTTATATGAAGTTGACCGGCTTTACTAATGATTAAAATCAATATATTATTATAAGGCTTTGATTTTTTAATTATACTTTATATTTTACTTACTACTAATTGAATCGATTTTTTCTATTACTTGTTTTTCTTCTTTAATAGTTTTTTGAAATTCTTTAAAAATCTCTATACTCTCATTATATTCAAAATTTATTTTTTCAACTAGACCATTAATTTGATTATTTTTTTCAAATGTTTTTTCAGATAAGTCTTTAATTTCACTAGCAATAATAGAAAACCCTTCACCAGCTATACTTGATTTTGCAGCTTCAATAGAAGCATTTAGTGCTAACAATTTATTATCTTTTGCTATATTTGATATTGACCTAATCATATCATTAATTTTATCGGAATAATCTTTAAAATTAGATATATGTTTTGCAAGCTTATCAGCATTTTTGCTAATTTCTTCAATATTTAATTTTAATTGCTGCATATGTTCCTCATTCTGCATATCCTCTATAAATAATCTTTTTCTATTTGTAAGAAGGTTATCATTTTGAAATTCGGGATTGTTAGTACTCTTAACTTTTTTTATTATATAATCAAAATCATTTTTCAATTCGATTAATTTTCCTATCTCCTTTAAGCAATTATCCTTAAAATGATATATTTGTTCCTCTTCCTTAATAATACAATGTTTAATAAGTTCTTCTGGTGAAACTTTCTTTTTCTCAGCTAGCTTAGAAACTTTTCTTTTTAAATCATTATTTAATTTGCCTAACAAATCACTTTCTTTTTCTTCTTTGTCCTTTCTTATATTTTTTCCTTTAAAAACTGCTGGAATTACTATAAATATAATATACAAATTGGCCCAAACAAACAATAAAACCCCATTCCAATCTAAAGAAAAAACTGCAATACTATTTATAAGTGCAGGGAATGTTACTTCTCTTAAGAGTTCCTTCGGAGATTTTGGATTAGAAGCATATATTAACAAAAATAGAAAACCACCACTTATAAATAATTTAATAAAGTAAGGTGGAAATCTACCTTCGTAAATTAAATAATTAGGAACAAAAGTAACAAAAGTAAAAATAAGAGCAAAGATAAAATAAATAAACCCACTCTTATAATCAAAATAAAAATTATCTTCTCCTTGTTTCTCTAATTTTATATACATCCAAATTATTATCCCTATAGTTATTATTAAAATCAACCCTACTTTGTCAAAAAAAGGTTTATAAAATTCAGATATTGAAACTTTCTCATTAAATATATCTGATACTATAAAAGGATAAAAAAAGATAAAAATAACTTCACATATAATTACAAAAATTAATTTTTTTTTAGATTTCATTTTGTCCTCCTCTTAGTTCTATTACTTACTCTTAAAAACTTAACAATATATTAATAATTAAATTTGAGGTCAATTTCATATAACGTCCCGCAGGTTCGCGACGTCCCCATAAACGCTCCAACTTCTAATTAAAGCTAACATTCTCACATAAGTCAGCCACTCTTTCATCTATCCTCCCAAGTTAGGATGTCGCTAACGTGCTGTTAGGCGAAGTTGCTCTCTCATTTTAATATTGGAAATCTTGGTCCATATCCTTTATTAATTAATATCTTCTCAAGCCATTTTTCAATTTTATATATTATATCTTCTGTTAAATAATTTATATCTACTAAAATAACTTGTTCAAACTCATCTATATTATCTGTGATTTTTAACCAATTCCTTGTTTTTGTTATGTTTTCTAATTTTTCTTTATTATTTGAAAAATAAATATATCCTGCAGCATGTACAACACAATTCCTTACTGTTTCTAACTCCTTTAAAATATTATATAAACTATCTGAAATACAAAAATCTTTTTTTCTTAAATAATTTCTAATCTCTTTAAGTCTATCACGTCTTGCGAAATTTGAAGACAAAACTTCTCCATCTCTCTTAGCAATATTTTTACAAAGATGAATTAACGTTATCTCTATATTAGACCAAGCAAATGCTACTAACGAATTATTAATAGCAATATCTCTTTGATTCTTTTCATATTCTAAAAAAACTGATTTTTGATATTCAATTTCAGAAGGTAAATTTAAATTTTCTTCATTAATATCAGGTTTATCATTCCACATTATCATAATCTGTTCTCTTGTATTAGATAATCTAGATAGTATATTAAACAAAAACATATCCCATTTTATCTTCATATAAAAATACTCCCTTCTAAATTTTATATAGTTATACCTGTTTAGATTTAATGTATTTTAATGCTTGACAATTATAACTGATATATTACTTTTGTTATCTAAATCATTCTTAAATTCAAGTTCATCTCTTATATTTCCTAAATCATAAATAACAAACATTAAGTTATTGTATCCCTTGCTATAAGATTGTATATCAGCATTTATTTCATCAACTAACCTTTTGCTTTTATTTCTGTTTTTACAAAATTTAACTTCTAAAGCTAAATCTAATCTTGAAAAAATAAAATCTGGGATAACTTCTTTAACTGAAACTTTTACCCTACCAGTTTCTCTATCA
Encoded here:
- a CDS encoding VPA1262 family N-terminal domain-containing protein → MVFFQKGWKAEETEPGILNFIEWFIGLTKDSNIKKLLLIDPYFDTVGVELFSRVKSRDIRYEILTCTQIKSIDDKEEFTENNEEPQRALRLKKECERMKGLLSKLDFSLRDLRSNGGGNKSLFHDRYLLMFDNNGEIKKGFHLSNSIQGATKKVPLLVTSIDKDIIKSVDDYVFDLINAKEPTVNEAEIIELFVSKNNNSNTSKEYAPDISAIPNANLFFSKLLEEDKILKLEKKKLKNHLAHHNFMEEDGFIVPDNINQYISSFAYVLKNMQQEEFNKVVNSFGEWLARIYNPNEYLNILIKEADKKFIKKLINFIKNKLTDKSYFTKSELEKIRNNFDILKLLKLMKENFDETLDQAEHLMNYSLNHVGVPDYPLLYITKIIIQLEPGKLFNLITNFIDDFHEPYDKETNIAVHSLYIITKEIVNYFILVDDIKFIETSLKSDIALYRSLSIHYIIQKYKEESDLAEAFDLLNNLSNFEQLKSLLLWVYRVEYKSRINERGEAKLSLKDLSIEILKEIQNNWPKNISKNNLRGLIYKFNKVAYEITNDLLMPLIDNNNLNLEECAEIWLDIFYDRLENAINPEQSTDLLVQENASLVSVCGGLIIEVNHEFRKKWIDKLKKIYNQCTRILYEPFIRSKNYSKFTDTLDILLWLQIFIKNVLLCENEKPIKEEEIKKIKEFNKQLYEILKGYYNRQQGLFNEELFLYYQHIDKLVKENDIL
- a CDS encoding methyl-accepting chemotaxis protein — protein: MKSKKKLIFVIICEVIFIFFYPFIVSDIFNEKVSISEFYKPFFDKVGLILIITIGIIIWMYIKLEKQGEDNFYFDYKSGFIYFIFALIFTFVTFVPNYLIYEGRFPPYFIKLFISGGFLFLLIYASNPKSPKELLREVTFPALINSIAVFSLDWNGVLLFVWANLYIIFIVIPAVFKGKNIRKDKEEKESDLLGKLNNDLKRKVSKLAEKKKVSPEELIKHCIIKEEEQIYHFKDNCLKEIGKLIELKNDFDYIIKKVKSTNNPEFQNDNLLTNRKRLFIEDMQNEEHMQQLKLNIEEISKNADKLAKHISNFKDYSDKINDMIRSISNIAKDNKLLALNASIEAAKSSIAGEGFSIIASEIKDLSEKTFEKNNQINGLVEKINFEYNESIEIFKEFQKTIKEEKQVIEKIDSISSK
- a CDS encoding cytochrome c oxidase assembly factor Coa1 family protein; this translates as MKNNLDSNNIESVPKDIKKWNWGAFFLSFIWGIAHRVYFSLLFFVPLLGFIVPFILGFKGNEWAWKKEDWESVEEFRRSQKKWSRAGIAVVGGSIFMGLVMVIIMFYSFGRMEPVDNALKKLNTNPKAISYLGNNIEKGFWVTGSVSTTGSSGEANVSFPVKGEQGAGKVYMIAKKEMGIWEIKRLVLEIEEENYRFDLLENNSGSI